The nucleotide sequence TTATGCTTCTTGACAAAAATACTGTTAAAGCTGATGATAGTATATTTATTGCTGTTCCGCTTATTACCTGATCCGCTCTCATGGTTATGCTAGCAAAAGCATGTAGTAGGGAAAATACTCCACCGGCTATAACTGAAGCTAAAAGTGAAACATAAACCGTTGCCCCTCCAAGAGCATCACCATATAAGTAGGTGACAATGGCGCCAGCAAAAGCTCCTACACCTAAAAGACCTTCAAGTCCAACGTTAACAACTCCACTTCTTTCAGAAAACAAGCCTCCTAAAGCAATAATCAATAGTGGTGATGTATAGGCAATTGCTAAAGGAACAATAGTAGTAAGAATATCCAACATTATTTACCACCTTCATTCTTTTTAAATATTTTCTTAAATCTATCCATCCAACTCTCAAACATTAGACTGGTGGCAGAGAAGAATACTATAATAGCTATAATGATTGAAACCAGTTCACGTGGTACTCCTGCTGCTGAATTCATAAATAAGCTTCCTGCATTCATAAGACCAAAGAGGAAGGCCGCTAAGAGTACACCAAAGGGATTGTTTAGACCAACTAAAGCAACGGCTATCCCGTCATAACCTGCTGCCGGTAATGGTGGTCCTATCTTGATGTTATCAGTATATCCCAAATAGAAAACTGCACCGGCAAGACCCGCTAGTGCTCCTGAGATCATCATTGCTAGCACCATATTTCTGTTAACCTTCATACCAGCATACTTTGATGCATGAATGTTGAAACCTACTGCTTTTAACTCATAACCGAAGGTGGTTTTATCTAATATAAACCATACAAGTATGACAGCAGCCAAAGCAAGGAATAAGCCAATGTTTACATTTGAACCATTGAAAAATTCTGTCAGCCAATTTACTCTTAAGGAAGCTGTTGTCTTGATAATTTCAGATTCTGTTTCAAAATTTCCCTTTAAAAAGGTTTGTACAAAATAGTATACAAGCCATAGGGAAACATAATTCATCATGATACTTGTAACTACCTCATGAATTCTGAATTTTGCTTTTAAGAGTCCCGGTAGTGCAGCCCAAAGAGCTCCACCAATAACGGCACCAATAACGGCGAGAGGAGCATGTATATAAAATGGCAGATCTAATTTTGCTCCAATTAAGTTTCCTATAAATCCTCCTATTAGCATCTGCCCAGATACTCCAATGTTAAAGAGTCCTGTTCTAAAGGCAAATGCCACAGCCAATCCTGTAAGTACAAGGGTTGTCATATTAAGGAGAGTATCTCCAAAACGTTTGTTGAACAAAATATCGATTATTGTGTCCCCTTCTTTGACACTGTAAATCAGAAATCCAGCACCCTTAAGCAGGGATGTGTAACCTTCTATTGGATTGTGGCCGGTGGCCAACATAACTATAGCACCGACTATAAATCCTAAAATAACTGCCAGCAATGATACTAAAAACTTATTTTTACGCATGTGAATTCCTTCCTCCTCCTGCCATCATCAATCCCAACTCATTTTCGTTAGTCTTATCGGCATCAACAATTCCCACGATTTCTCCTTCATAGATAACCGCAATTCTATCAGAAAGATTCAGAATTTCATCCAGTTCCAGTGAGAATAGTAATATAGTCTTTCCTTTATCTCTTTCCTCAATGAGTCGTTTATGAATATACTCAATGGCACCTACATCTAATCCTCTTGTTGGCTGGGCTACTATCAGAACTTCCGGTGACCTATCAATTTCTCTTGCAATTATAGCTTTTTGCTGATTTCCCCCGGACATACTTCTTGCTTTTGTAAGTCCACCTAGTGCGGATCTAACATCAAATTGTTTTATAAGTTCATCGGCATAGGAGTGAATTTTTTCTCTATTTAATATTCCACCCTTTGAATAGGGTTCTCTATAATAATTTTCCAATACCATATTATCTTCCAAAGAAAAATCTAAAACAAGTCCGTACTTGTGTCTGTCTTCCGGTATATGTCCAAGACCTGCTTCATTTCGCTGTCTCACTGACATCCTTGTAATATCCACACCATTAATAGTAATCTTTCCGGATTCAATATTCCTTAGACCGGTTATGGCTTCTATAAGCTCTGTCTGCCCATTTCCTTCTATACCTGCTACTCCTAATATTTCACCGGCACTGACAGAAAGATTGATACCCTTTACAGCTTGAATTCCTCTGTTGCCCATAACCTTGAGGTCCTCAATCTTAAAAACTTCCTTGCCATATTTTGCAGGTGCCTTATCAACCTTGAAGCTTACTTGTCTTCCTACCATTAATTCAGCCATCTTTGCTTCGGAGGTTTCAGCCACATTGACTGTTGCAATTGATTTACCCTTTCTGATAACTGTACACCTGTCTGCAACAGCTTTGATTTCCTTTAATTTGTGTGTAATAACGATTATAGTCTTACCTTCTGCTGCCATATGCTTCATAACAGCTATTAATTCGTTTATTTCTTGAGGAGTCAATACTGCAGTAGGTTCATCAAATATTAAAATTTCAGAATCTCTATAAAGCATTTTTAGTATTTCAACTCTCTGCTGCATACCCACAGTAATATCCTCAATTACCGCGTCAGGATCTACACTGAGCTTATAACGGTCAGATAATTCCTTTATTCTCTTAGAAGCAGAAGCTATATCGATTTTTCCACCTCTAACCCTCTCAATGCCTAATATTATATTTTCTGTAACAGTAAAATTGTGTACTAACTTAAAATGTTGATGCACCATACCTATTCCTAGGTCGTTTGCAATATTAGGACTTGTTATTTTCACTTCTTTTCCCTTAACCTTTATCATACCTGCATCCGGCTTATAAAGTCCAAAAAGCACTGACATCAAGGTAGATTTTCCCGCTCCGTTTTCACCTAAAAGAGCGTGAATTTCTCCAGGCTTAACTTGAAGGGTAATGTTATCATTGGCCACTATGCCAGAAAATTCTTTTCTAATGTTAAGCATCTCTATAATATATTCCATCTCTTCCCCTCCATGGTAAATCTCTCATATTTTTAAAAAAGGAAAACAGGCTTTTTAGCTTCTGTTTTCCTTTTAACATTATTTGCTTAAGAATCCCTTTAATTCTTCCTCAGTTGAAGGAACAGTAAGTTTTCCATCAACTATTTCCTTCTTTGCAGCATCAACTTTTGCTATTACATCTGAAGAAAGATTTGGATTTTCTTTTGGTAGACCAACACCGTCTTCCTTTAATGAAAGAGTTATGATCTCTCCGCCTGGGAAGCTGTTGTTTAGTTTCTTGTCGATGTAGTCATAAGCAGCAACATCTATTCTCTTCATTGCTGAAGTTAAAGTTACGGATGTCTTCTTATCACTTAACAGACCATCTGAATACTGGTCAACGTCAACACCAACTACATAAACTTTTTCTCCCTTTTCTGCTCTCTGCTTTGCTTCGTTAAATACTCCAACTCCAACTCCACCAGCAGCATGGAATATTATGTCTATGCCTTTGCTGTACATACCGGAAGCTAAAGTCTGACCTGCAGGAATGTTGTCAAAGGAACCTTGGTAAACATAATCCACTATTTCAGCCTTTGCAC is from Clostridium thermarum and encodes:
- a CDS encoding ABC transporter permease, whose product is MRKNKFLVSLLAVILGFIVGAIVMLATGHNPIEGYTSLLKGAGFLIYSVKEGDTIIDILFNKRFGDTLLNMTTLVLTGLAVAFAFRTGLFNIGVSGQMLIGGFIGNLIGAKLDLPFYIHAPLAVIGAVIGGALWAALPGLLKAKFRIHEVVTSIMMNYVSLWLVYYFVQTFLKGNFETESEIIKTTASLRVNWLTEFFNGSNVNIGLFLALAAVILVWFILDKTTFGYELKAVGFNIHASKYAGMKVNRNMVLAMMISGALAGLAGAVFYLGYTDNIKIGPPLPAAGYDGIAVALVGLNNPFGVLLAAFLFGLMNAGSLFMNSAAGVPRELVSIIIAIIVFFSATSLMFESWMDRFKKIFKKNEGGK
- a CDS encoding ABC transporter ATP-binding protein, which produces MEYIIEMLNIRKEFSGIVANDNITLQVKPGEIHALLGENGAGKSTLMSVLFGLYKPDAGMIKVKGKEVKITSPNIANDLGIGMVHQHFKLVHNFTVTENIILGIERVRGGKIDIASASKRIKELSDRYKLSVDPDAVIEDITVGMQQRVEILKMLYRDSEILIFDEPTAVLTPQEINELIAVMKHMAAEGKTIIVITHKLKEIKAVADRCTVIRKGKSIATVNVAETSEAKMAELMVGRQVSFKVDKAPAKYGKEVFKIEDLKVMGNRGIQAVKGINLSVSAGEILGVAGIEGNGQTELIEAITGLRNIESGKITINGVDITRMSVRQRNEAGLGHIPEDRHKYGLVLDFSLEDNMVLENYYREPYSKGGILNREKIHSYADELIKQFDVRSALGGLTKARSMSGGNQQKAIIAREIDRSPEVLIVAQPTRGLDVGAIEYIHKRLIEERDKGKTILLFSLELDEILNLSDRIAVIYEGEIVGIVDADKTNENELGLMMAGGGRNSHA